From the Mustelus asterias chromosome 14, sMusAst1.hap1.1, whole genome shotgun sequence genome, one window contains:
- the atp5f1b gene encoding ATP synthase F(1) complex subunit beta, mitochondrial, whose protein sequence is MLGAVGRCSRGVVQALRPVVNPVPPVTGAAGALYSRRNYVAQANPAAKGGVAKGRIVAVIGAVVDVQFDEGLPPILNALDVTGRESRLVLEVAQHLGESTVRTIAMDGTEGLVRGQEVLDTGAPIRIPVGPETLGRIMNVIGAPIDERGPISTKEFAAIHAEAPEFVEMSVEQEILVTGIKVVDLLAPYAKGGKIGLFGGAGVGKTVLIMELINNVAKAHGGYSVFAGVGERTREGNDLYHEMIESGVINLKDATSKVALVYGQMNEPPGARARVALTGLTVAEYFRDQEGQDVLLFIDNIFRFTQAGSEVSALLGRIPSAVGYQPTLATDMGTMQERITTTKKGSITSVQAIYVPADDLTDPAPATTFAHLDATTVLSRAIAELGIYPAVDPLDSTSRIMDPNIVGQEHYDIARGVQKILQDYKSLQDIIAILGMDELSEEDRLTVARARKIQRFLSQPFQVAEVFTGHLGKLVPLKETIKGFQMILQGEYDHLPEQSFYMVGPIEEAVAKAQKLAEEHS, encoded by the exons GGCGAAACTATGTTGCTCAAGCAAATCCTGCTGCCAAGGGAGGTGTGGCGAAAGGTCGAATTGTTGCAGTCATTGGTGCTGTTGTGGACGTCCAGTTTGATGAAGGGCTTCCTCCAATCCTGAATGCTCTGGATGTGACGGGTCGTGAGAGCAGGCTGGTACTGGAGGTTGCCCAGCATCTTG GTGAAAGCACAGTACGTACAATTGCAATGGATGGTACTGAAGGGTTGGTGCGTGGGCAAGAAGTTCTGGACACAGGCGCTCCTATCAGGATTCCAGTTGGACCAGAAACACTCGGCAGAATCATGAATGTCATTGGTGCGCCCATTGATGAAAGGGGACCAATCAGCACCAAAGA ATTTGCTGCAATTCATGCTGAAGCTCCTGAATTTGTGGAGATGAGTGTTGAGCAAGAGATCTTGGTGACGGGCATCAAAGTTGTAGATCTGTTGGCTCCTTATGCCAAAGGTGGCAAAATTG GTCTCTTTGGTGGTGCTGGTGTTGGTAAGACCGTACTTATCATGGAACTTATTAACAATGTTGCCAAGGCCCATGGTGGCTACTCTGTGTTTGCTGGAGTAGGAGAACGCACCCGTGAGGGCAATGATTTATACCATGAAATGATTGAATCTGGTGTCATCAATCTGAAAGATGCAACCTCCAAG GTAGCTTTGGTATATGGTCAGATGAATGAACCACCTGGTGCCCGTGCTAGAGTGGCACTGACTGGATTAACTGTTGCTGAATACTTCCGTGATCAAGAAGGACAAGATGTGCTGCTGTTCATTGACAACATTTTTAGGTTCACACAGGCTGGTTCAGAG GTATCTGCCCTGCTTGGACGTATTCCTTCTGCAGTAGGTTATCAGCCAACCCTGGCCACTGACATGGGTACCATGCAAGAGCGAATCACCACCACAAAGAAAGGATCAATCACATCTGTACAG GCTATTTATGTGCCAGCAGATGATTTGACTGATCCTGCACCTGCTACTACCTTTGCCCACTTGGATGCCACAACTGTACTGTCACGTGCAATTGCAGAATTGGGTATATATCCAGCTGTAGACCCGCTAGATTCTACTTCACGTATTATGGACCCCAACATTGTAGGGCAGGAGCACTATGATATTGCTCGTGGTGTACAGAAGATCCTACAG gACTACAAGTCTTTgcaggatattattgccatcCTGGGTATGGATGAACTGTCAGAAGAAGACAGGCTGACTGTGGCCCGTGCTCGTAAGATCCAGCGTTTCCTATCCCAGCCTTTCCAGGTTGCTGAAGTGTTTACTGGCCATCTTGGAAAATTGGTGCCCCTCAAGGAGACCATCAAAGGATTTCAGATGATCCTTCAAG GTGAATATGACCACTTGCCTGAACAGTCCTTTTACATGGTTGGTCCTATTGAAGAAGCAGTTGCTAAGGCTCAGAAGTTGGCTGAAGAGCACTCTTAA
- the LOC144503601 gene encoding coiled-coil domain-containing protein 89, with product MERREDPAKSARDFKQLVQNSKEEIDAVQITLEKLRGLSQDDKTENALLRSRIDEQSQLICILKQRADESLLRCQTLETINTELENQHKALKQQLEGQVKQSAQLEERFMDLAFNHQEIIKFKDEYKSQNEELRKENEKLQRENESIFCKALEQKDDKIFKLSNELGKCLKQCKALEQECNQVTQNSQRKEREFLEKQTATGKFHLNEVQSLRAKLKESEDRCNVTEQRQKESAETKNRQETELQHKLNELSQEKEELLKLSMQRGKVIQEKQKDIQQLEEKLKITEKAKKDAEERFQYESAVVNANVKVKELQQQYHKSQQGYADLEREFEAFKKHSNDLLTKEKELNAKLRHLID from the exons ATGGAGCGGCGGGAGGACCCGGCTAAAAGCGCCCGCGATTTCAAACAACTGGTACAGAACAGCAAGGAG GAAATTGATGCAGTGCAAATTACCTTAGAGAAACTACGTGGTCTCTCCCAAGatgacaaaacagaaaatgccttaTTACGATCCAGAATAGATGAACAGTCGCAGCTCATCTGCATCCTGAAACAACGAGCAGATGAATCCTTATTGCGTTGCCAAACTTTGGAGACAATTAACACTGAGCTGGAGAACCAGCACAAGGCCCTCAAGCAACAATTAGAGGGCCAAGTAAAGCAGTCAGCTCAACTAGAGGAGCGATTCATGGACCTAGCATTCAACCACCAAGAAATTATCAAATTCAAGgatgagtacaagagtcagaatGAAGAGCTCAGAAAGGAAAACGAAAAACTccagagagagaatgaaagtaTTTTCTGTAAAGCCCTGGAACAGAAGGATGACAAAATATTCAAGCTCTCCAATGAGTTGGGAAAATGTTTAAAGCAGTGCAAGGCACTGGAACAGGAATGCAA TCAAGTAACACAGAATTCACAGAGAAAAGAACGTGAGTTTTTAGAGAAGCAAACAGCCACAGGGAAGTTTCATCTGAATGAAGTTCAATCACTAAGGGCAAAGCTGAAAGAATCAGAAGATCGTTGTAATG TGACTGAACAGAGGCAGAAAGAATCAGCAGAAACCAAAAATCGTCAAGAAACGGAACTCCAACACAAATTGAATGAGCTATCCCAAGAGAAGGAAGAACTTCTGAAACTTTCCATGCAGCGAGGGAAAGTTATACAG GAGAAACAAAAGGAtattcagcaacttgaggagaaatTAAAGATAACAGAGAAAGCAAAAAAAGATGCAGAAGAAAG atttcaataTGAATCTGCAGTGGTAAATGCAAATGTCAAAGTCAAGGAGTTACAGCAGCAGTATCACAAATCTCAACAGGGTTATGCTGACTTGGAAAGG GAATTTGAAGCTTTCAAAAAACACAGCAATGACCTGCTAACAAAAGAGAAGGAATTGAATGCCAAATTACGTCATCTGATTGACTAA